One genomic region from Amaranthus tricolor cultivar Red isolate AtriRed21 chromosome 12, ASM2621246v1, whole genome shotgun sequence encodes:
- the LOC130828934 gene encoding PITH domain-containing protein At3g04780-like, whose amino-acid sequence MAAESASAIHRNQVDLLEHIDWSEVECLNQKSSNSIANALKQGYREDDGLNLESDADEQLLIYIPFTQVIKLHSIVIKGPEEEGDYKLIRIVSSPAQFQLQPQTQTSDKSDERKGLGRKCCMF is encoded by the exons ATGGCTGCCGAATCCGCTTCTGCAATTCACAGAAACCAA GTGGATTTGTTGGAGCATATAGATTGGAGTGAAGTTGAATGTCTCAATCAGAAGAGCAGTAACTCTATTGCCAATGCCCTCAAGCAG GGTTACCGTGAAGATGACGGGTTGAATCTAGAGAGTGATGCTGACGAGCAACTTTTGATCTATATTCCATTTACGCAAGTCATAAAGTTGCATTCTATTGTTATCAAAGGACCAGAAGAGGAAGGTGACTATAAACTTATCAGAATTGTTTCCTCCCCCGCCCAATTTCAACTCCAACCCCAGACCCAAACTTCTGACAAAAGTGATGAAAGAAAGGGATTGGGAAGGAAATGTTGCATGTTTTAG
- the LOC130828935 gene encoding surfeit locus protein 1-like, whose product MATSISRNLTKNIRFIISSSPSSSLSQPRYFSTSSASTISSIDGSPQNPCPQFQPQAKEKGIWSKMFLFLPGAIAFGLGTWQIFRRHDKIKMLEYRKERLEMEPIQFNAIASNENSNTLEFQKVVCIGVFDEKKSIFVGPRSRSISGITENGYYLVTPLVPITGNLDSVQSPVLVNRGWVPRSWRDKALESSQDVEEAKDLSSTASSTGEKHYFWRFWSKTPLPTEVKDQAPSVSPVEVVGVIRGSEKPSIFVPENDPASGQWFFVDVPAIAHASGLPQNTVYIEDINENVSPSNPYPIPKDAGTLIRSSVMPQDHLNYTLTWYSLSAAVTYMAYKRLKPRRTWR is encoded by the exons ATGGCAACCTCCATTTCCAGAAATTTGACTAAAAACATTCGCTTCATCATCTCATCTAGCCCTTCATCTTCCCTTTCACAACCTCGTTACTTTTCTACTTCATCTGCATCAACAATCTCTTCCATTGATGGCTCTCCTCAAAATCCATGTCCTCAATTTCAACCTCAAG CAAAAGAGAAAGGAATATGGTCCAAGATGTTTCTCTTTCTTCCTGGGGCTATTGCTTTTGGTCTTGGCACTTGGCAGATCTTCCGACGACACGATAAG ATCAAAATGTTGGAGTACAGAAAAGAAAGGTTGGAAATGGAGCCTATTCAATTCAATGCTATAGCTTCTAATGAAAATTCAAATACTTTGGAGTTCCAAAAGGTGGTCTGCATAGGCGTTTTTGATGAGAAGAAGTCAATATTCGTGGGTCCACGCTCTAGAAGTATCTCCGGAATTACAGAAAATGGATACTACCTTGTAACACCCCTTGTGCCTATTACCGGTAATCTTGACAG TGTCCAGTCCCCCGTATTAGTGAATAGGGGATGGGTCCCGCGAAGCTGGAGGGACAAGGCACTTGAATCTTCTCAAGATGTTGAAGAAGCTAAAGATTTGTCTAGCACTGCTTCATCAACTGGTGAAAAGCATTATTTTTGGCGATTTTGGTCTAAAACACCCCTACCCACAGAG GTgaaagatcaagctccatctgtTAGTCCAGTAGAAGTAGTCGGTGTGATTCGTGGGAGTGAGAAGCCAAGCATTTTTGTTCCAGAAAATGATCCTGCCTCTGGTCAGTGGTTTTTTGTTGATGTTCCTGCTATTGCCCATGCATCTGGTCTTCCTCAGAATACAGTCTATATTGAAGATATTAATGAAAACGTTAGCCCTAGCAATCCATACCCTATTCCAAAAGATGCTGGAACTTTAATTCGCAGCTCAGTCATGCCTCAAGATCATCTAAATTACACATTGACATG GTATTCTCTATCAGCTGCTGTGACATATATGGCTTACAAGAGATTGAAGCCTAGAAGAACTTGGAGATAG
- the LOC130828936 gene encoding uncharacterized protein LOC130828936, which produces MTRFKGPLQRQLTDALSQAGYEYLIPTPPVIGDVDDTFHTPSPRSSAHRGSSSGGSSSRSTRGRQRSSTMSPFVPPSSINTPPPHPSPPQRIITYQRASQRRAPTLNVIAEVDEFTPSSSTGAQNKRGRGL; this is translated from the coding sequence atgacacgattcaaggggccgctacaACGCCagttgaccgatgcattgagtcaagcgggttatgagtacctcataccgactccacccgtcattggcgacgtagatgacacattccacactccttctccaaggagttcagcccatcgaggtagctcttccggaggatccagttctcggtccacaagaggccgccagcgttcatctactatgtcgccgttcgttcccccgtcttccatcaacactcctccgccacatccatcgcctccgcaaaggattatcacatatcagcgtgctagtcaacgacgagctcctactcttaatgtcattgcggaggttgacgagttcacaccatcatcatccaccggtgcgcaaaacaaaaggggtcgggggttgtag
- the LOC130828938 gene encoding protein ECERIFERUM 26-like, with protein sequence MADHENGRKKINGGDVELQSVLTVVSSTPVNPPDQVCPLTPLDRAMGQHSVHVIFYFRSGSIDFDGIRPALNEVLTLYPNVIGRLAKDEDGNWVIRCTDAGVRVHRAKVGTSVDEWLRSASANDEKFLTLRQDMPDDPKYWAPYRMQVTDFEGGGTAISLSYPHMLADPISATLLIKSWAEACHGDVIVHPPFIHPPALNIPPSFANLPKATTHYVAKSSTPNPDSEVKMASATFNFSNSKIKESLAKMCSTLPDATPFDLLSALFWTRIAKLKAQNTRNDDIKQSISICVDMRKRLHASLPYGYVGNALHFSQLTVDSNKMGGGDIGQLAELVHRHVTGLKEEEFWSAVDWLSSRKDDQGKFFPPFRMYGPELTCVNMESMIAPIGTHNSESQPLMYGVEFVKDQKPAHVSYHVENAEGEGLILVMPSPEEGLSRRVTVTLPEEEMENLLQDKVVLSLDPTLLLSGTS encoded by the exons ATGGCTGATCATGAAAATGGCCGGAAAAAGATCAACGGTGGAGATGTGGAATTGCAGTCAGTTTTAACTGTGGTGTCGAGCACACCGGTAAACCCTCCCGATCAGGTTTGCCCCCTTACACCATTAGACCGGGCAATGGGTCAACATTCGGTTCATGTAATCTTTTATTTTCGATCCGGTTCCATCGATTTTGATGGGATTAGACCGGCTCTTAATGAGGTTCTTACATTGTACCCTAATGTTATTGGGCGGTTAGCCAAGGATGAAGATGGTAATTGGGTTATTAGATGTACGGATGCTGGAGTGCGGGTGCACCGTGCTAAGGTGGGGACTAGTGTTGATGAATGGCTTCGATCTGCTTCTGCTAATGATGAGAAGTTTCTTACTCTTCGGCAGGATATGCCTGATGATCCTAAATATTGGGCACCTTATCGAATGcag GTGACTGACTTTGAAGGTGGTGGAACAGCCATATCCTTGAGCTACCCTCACATGCTTGCTGATCCAATCAGTGCAACCCTCCTCATCAAGTCATGGGCTGAAGCTTGCCACGGAGATGTTATCGTTCACCCTCCGTTCATCCATCCTCCTGCTCTCAATATCCCACCATCCTTTGCCAATCTACCGAAGGCTACTACTCACTATGTTGCCAAGTCGAGTACACCAAATCCTGACTCTGAAGTGAAAATGGCCTCCGCAACCTTCAACTTCTCGAATTCAAAAATCAAGGAATCTCTAGCCAAAATGTGCTCTACTCTTCCTGATGCAACCCCATTTGACCTATTAAGTGCTCTTTTTTGGACGCGAATTGCAAAACTTAAGGCTCAAAACACTCGAAACGATGACATTAAACAGTCCATTTCAATCTGCGTGGACATGAGGAAACGTTTGCACGCTTCTTTGCCATACGGGTATGTTGGCAATGCGTTACACTTCTCTCAACTAACCGTGGATTCTAACAAGATGGGTGGTGGAGATATAGGCCAGCTCGCAGAACTTGTGCACCGCCATGTGACAGGGCTCAAGGAAGAGGAATTCTGGTCTGCTGTCGATTGGCTTAGCTCTAGGAAGGACGATCAAGGGAAATTTTTCCCACCATTTAGAATGTACGGTCCTGAGCTGACGTGTGTTAATATGGAGAGCATGATAGCTCCCATTGGAACCCACAATAGTGAATCTCAGCCATTGATGTATGGGGTGGAGTTCGTGAAGGATCAGAAGCCTGCACACGTGTCTTATCATGTGGAAAACGCGGAAGGTGAAGGTTTGATCTTAGTAATGCCTTCCCCCGAGGAAGGCTTATCACGAAGAGTGACTGTGACTCTCCCCGAAGAAGAAATGGAAAATCTGTTGCAAGATAAAGTCGTTCTAAGCTTAGACCCAACTCTGCTACTAAGCGGGACAAGCTAA